GCTGGCTGACGTCCTGGCGCAACGCGCCCAGGCTCTTGACCTCTTCGGTCAATCCGGCGATATTCCGGTTCATGCCGAAAAAGAAGATAACCAACAGGACGACCACAAGCAGGGAAACGATGACAGCGACCTTGCTCATGTCCCGGCTGGTAGCACCGGCGGCGGCCGAAGCGGCCTGTGCCGCGTCTTCCTTTTCCGCGTGAACCGCTTCCAACTTATGAATTTTATTCCCGTCGGAACTCATTTTTCTCTCCAATGATTGTACTTTCTTGAATATCAACGCCTCACCGTTTTATCATATACTGCACCCTGCGGGAGGAATCAAGGCCGACGCGCTCACGCGCCGCACCGATGGAATCCATTTCCGCCCGGGGTCTTCCTTTATGTCACATTCCCCCAAATATCTTGACACCCGACGCCGTATGTTGAATATGATGTTGCTGCGGCACCACTTCAGTAATACAACATTAAATGCTGAATAGCCGATTCGGCTCTACAAAGCAAAATAATTGAACCAACAAGGAGAACTTCATGGAAGATTACTTGCAAGAAGCATTGGAAATCGTGAAAGCGCAGGCAGGCGTGCGAACCATGACCGAGGAAGAAATTACTTCCATGGTGCAGAAACTGGCCGCCGGCATCAAAGCCATTGCCGAAGGCGAAACCGTCGATAGCGCCGCGCCCGCCGCTGTGGACCCTCAGAAAGCCATCCGGGAGAAATCCATCCTCTGTTGCGCCTGCGGCAAATCCTTCAAGGTGCTGACCAAAAAACATCTGTCCACACACGGCCTGACCCCGGAAGAGTATCGGGAACAATACGGTTACAAGAAGAAACTTCCCCTGGTGTGCAAATCCTTGCAGCGCGAACGGCGCAAGAAGATGAAGGAAATGAAGCTTTGGACCAAACGTGGAAGCGCAAAGAAAGAATAAATTTCTTAGTTCACCCCATACCAATGCAAAATGGAGTAGCGGCCAAGGCCGCTACTCCATTTTGCATAAAGCTCTCACGAGGCGGGCCGCCAGAACCGCCCTAGACGATCTTCACGACCGCGGCGGTGATGTCTCCGTGCCCACGACGGACCCCGGAGAGGGCTTCGCCCGTTCACGTAACTCGAAACCGCCATCCTTCACACCGCCCAACGGAAACCCGTCCCCGTCGAGTTCCTCAAACAGGTCCAGCGCCGGGTCGTAAAACAACGTGGTCGATTCGAACAGTTGCCGTTCCCGTCCCGGCACCTGCGCACGCTCCCTTACTATGGGCGTCAGCCCGTCGTCCGCCTTGTGGATGAGCACGTTTTCACTGCGTTTCGCGAGATTCGCCCCAAGGCGAAAGATATCCCGGCGCACCACCGTCCCGATGCCCAGCAACGGCACCAGAGAAATGAAAAGGAGGAGGATCAGCAAGTTATATCGAATACTCATGTCCCCTCC
The sequence above is drawn from the Desulfovibrio sp. Huiquan2017 genome and encodes:
- a CDS encoding MucR family transcriptional regulator produces the protein MEDYLQEALEIVKAQAGVRTMTEEEITSMVQKLAAGIKAIAEGETVDSAAPAAVDPQKAIREKSILCCACGKSFKVLTKKHLSTHGLTPEEYREQYGYKKKLPLVCKSLQRERRKKMKEMKLWTKRGSAKKE